The following are encoded in a window of Caldicellulosiruptor danielii genomic DNA:
- a CDS encoding SDR family NAD(P)-dependent oxidoreductase, whose translation MKVIVTGTNKGLGLCLVKKFAQMGHSVVAGFYEKDDISKLQEFVNSKNYNGEVFLVPMDVSDEKSVSQAVSIIKEKYSQIDAVIHNAAVLFPSDRNSDILNTDIDILRKTLEVNTIGTVIVMKHIYDIVRKDGKGIMIFITSDAASITNTGSSFPAYSISKAAANKAVIILKRTIGDACRIYAMHPGWMKTDMGGEGAQIDPMESAQGIYDIIVGNVKIDKDVWYINYKGEQMIV comes from the coding sequence ATGAAAGTAATAGTAACAGGGACAAATAAAGGACTTGGTTTATGTCTTGTAAAAAAGTTTGCGCAAATGGGGCACAGCGTAGTTGCTGGGTTTTATGAAAAAGATGATATTAGCAAACTGCAAGAATTCGTGAATTCCAAAAATTATAATGGTGAAGTCTTTCTGGTGCCCATGGATGTTTCAGACGAAAAGTCAGTTTCACAAGCTGTTAGTATTATAAAAGAAAAATACAGTCAAATAGATGCTGTTATTCACAATGCTGCTGTGCTTTTTCCATCCGATAGAAACTCAGATATTCTCAACACTGATATTGATATTTTAAGAAAAACCCTGGAAGTAAATACAATTGGAACAGTAATAGTTATGAAACATATTTACGATATTGTTAGAAAAGATGGTAAAGGAATTATGATTTTTATAACATCTGATGCTGCTTCAATAACCAATACTGGCAGTAGTTTCCCTGCTTATTCTATCTCAAAAGCAGCTGCTAACAAAGCTGTGATAATTTTAAAAAGAACAATTGGTGATGCTTGCAGAATTTACGCTATGCATCCTGGCTGGATGAAAACAGATATGGGTGGCGAAGGTGCGCAAATTGACCCTATGGAATCTGCCCAAGGTATTTATGACATAATAGTAGGCAACGTAAAGATAGATAAAGATGTGTGGTATATAAATTATAAAGGTGAACAGATGATAGTGTAG
- a CDS encoding AbrB/MazE/SpoVT family DNA-binding domain-containing protein — MIRATSKITGRGQVQLPAEIRRIIGADVGDSVLFTVQDDGKVVIEVIKKRKLSELGGSLKSSVVFTDLEHEAEATKEIWVSKRVKGTQHNGKSMD, encoded by the coding sequence ATGATACGTGCAACGTCGAAAATTACTGGGAGGGGACAAGTACAGTTACCAGCTGAGATAAGAAGGATTATTGGAGCAGATGTTGGAGACAGTGTGCTTTTCACCGTGCAAGACGATGGCAAGGTTGTAATTGAAGTTATAAAAAAGCGAAAACTATCAGAGCTTGGGGGTTCTCTAAAGTCATCAGTCGTATTTACAGATTTGGAACATGAAGCTGAGGCTACAAAAGAAATCTGGGTAAGCAAAAGAGTAAAGGGGACACAGCATAATGGAAAAAGTATGGATTGA
- a CDS encoding PIN domain-containing protein, whose amino-acid sequence MEKVWIDANVILRYLLHDHEEFFQKAQKIMLKAEQGKLKLLVAPITIAEVVWTLESFYKIPKNEIADILSAFICSDGIEVEEEDVVLFALKSYKESNVDFIDAYLSNHMAKSGNNRIFTFDKKHFSRLNVEIVDTA is encoded by the coding sequence ATGGAAAAAGTATGGATTGATGCGAATGTAATTTTGAGATATCTTTTGCATGACCACGAGGAGTTTTTTCAGAAAGCTCAGAAGATTATGCTTAAGGCCGAGCAAGGAAAATTAAAACTGCTTGTTGCACCAATTACAATCGCAGAGGTTGTATGGACTCTTGAGTCGTTTTATAAGATACCGAAGAATGAAATAGCTGATATTCTTAGTGCATTCATATGCTCAGATGGTATTGAAGTAGAAGAAGAGGATGTTGTTCTTTTTGCACTCAAAAGTTATAAGGAAAGCAATGTTGATTTCATTGATGCATATCTTTCTAATCACATGGCAAAGTCAGGAAACAACAGGATATTCACTTTTGATAAAAAGCATTTTTCAAGACTTAATGTGGAAATTGTAGATACGGCTTAG
- a CDS encoding endo-1,4-beta-xylanase, with translation MKKRLIAFLVTLIFLVSLLNPMYQSFLTPVAKAQSSQTNLKFDFENGIQGWTARGTSTTVATVYGVAYEGDYSLKVSGRNSSWDGAVVDITPNISANTTYTVSVFVYHTDPKPQRFSVYAYVKDSASEKYIQIADKIVMPNYWKQIFGKFTITTPNPLQSVKLLVCIPSNKSLEFYLDSVIVTSAQPTSSGIVKSSTFESGSTEGWQARGTGSDAQVSVVDTVAHSGSKSLYVTGRAQTWQGAQIDLTNILEKGKEYQFSIWVYQNSGSDQKITLTMERKNTDNTTNYDTIKWQQTVPSGVWTEVSGSYTVPQTATQLIFYVESPALDFDFYIDDFSAVDKNPPVVNPGLIKSCTFESGTTEDFVPRGSTVTLTVYDNVYYHSGIKALYVAGRTATWQGAQIDLTSLLEKGKDYQFSIWVYQDSGSDQKITLTMERKNTDNTSNYDTIKYQQTVPSGTWTEVSGSYQVPMTATQLVFYVESPNANLSFYLDDFTVIDKNPITIPTAAKEPEWEIPSLCQQYSQYFSIGVAIPYKVLQNPVESAMVLKHFNSITAENEMKPDAIQKTEGQFNFSIADQYVNFAQSNNIGIRGHTLVWHQQTPNWFFQHSDGTSLDPNNPDDKQLLRDRLKTHIQTLVGRYKGKVYAWDVVNEAIDENQPDGYRRSEWYRILGPTPETGGIPEYIILAFQYAREADPNAKLFYNDYSTENPKKRQFIYNMVKALHDRGLIDGVGLQGHINVDSPTVKEIEDTINLFSTIPGLQIQITELDISVYTSSSQRYDTLPQDIMIKQALKFKELFEMLKRHSDRITNVTLWGLKDDYSWLSKDRNNWPLLFDSNYQAKYNYWAIVEPSVLPLAINKAYANNAQPRIDGLMDKEYKGTIPVIIQHNAGQDIAQVRSLWNGNELSLYITVNDASVDVNNDKIMIFVDQDNGKLPELKDDDYWVSISRTGAKTESKIGYVKDYVVLQQLNGYVVEIKLLLNNSLAVNSSIGFDIAVVDNGVQYSWNDKTNSQLVETDNYGILTMADSVKFASAPKGTPKIDAELDDAWKNAQEIVTDTKVTVTGTVYDSAYAKARMMWDENCIYVYAVVYDPLLNKANTNPWEQDSIEIFIDENNHKTPYYEDDDVQYRVNYENTQTFGTNGDAKNFITATKIIPNGYIVEAQVYMRTTKLSEGMVIGFDIQVNDADHTGKRVGVLTWNDKIGNNWRDTTKFGCLELIAAPVQQPAPQQPSTLPSTSTTITYIITPTTPSGQTTTQQQQQTQQQQQTQQQMQTPTQQQQQITSTASQNVVTIKLEADKPATINLGQDIKVVVSPDAVTNKNAVIKVEKIEKVSTGIGLGTTIAPAIKVNIENAELVKSVPVEVKVDPVSFKDERIPIAFVIDDTNKPSLVPVRKEVNRVVINTPKEGTIIVVAAKLDEAYKDITKTHWAYDTFKQAVTSGLIVGYNDMTLKPSKNVTLAEAAVIVQRAFEVQPKDMSKPANVPDWAASAIKALLDNEIILEVSDANKPLTRIEAVSIIMKVLEKIGVNVEPAEIEFSDLLEQSSTDVEYLAKAYKLGIVKGYPDGTFRPQNTITRAEFLTLLFRTLNSLKK, from the coding sequence ATGAAAAAGCGACTTATCGCATTTCTTGTGACGCTAATATTTCTCGTCTCATTGCTAAATCCAATGTACCAATCATTTTTGACACCAGTTGCAAAAGCTCAAAGTAGTCAAACTAATTTAAAATTTGACTTTGAAAACGGTATCCAGGGGTGGACAGCAAGAGGGACCTCAACTACTGTTGCAACCGTTTACGGAGTGGCTTATGAGGGTGACTATTCTTTAAAAGTTTCAGGCAGAAATTCATCATGGGATGGGGCAGTTGTTGATATCACTCCTAACATTTCGGCAAATACTACGTATACTGTTTCTGTCTTTGTTTATCACACTGATCCAAAGCCGCAAAGATTTTCAGTATATGCATATGTAAAAGACAGTGCAAGTGAAAAATATATACAAATAGCAGACAAAATAGTAATGCCCAATTATTGGAAACAAATATTTGGTAAATTTACAATTACTACCCCCAATCCTCTCCAAAGTGTTAAACTTCTTGTGTGTATTCCTTCTAACAAGTCACTTGAATTTTATCTTGACAGTGTGATTGTAACATCTGCTCAGCCAACTTCATCAGGCATTGTAAAGTCATCTACGTTTGAAAGCGGTAGCACTGAAGGATGGCAGGCAAGGGGAACGGGTTCTGATGCTCAGGTTTCTGTAGTTGATACAGTTGCACATTCAGGTAGCAAGAGTTTATATGTTACAGGAAGGGCTCAAACATGGCAGGGTGCTCAAATAGATCTGACAAACATTCTTGAAAAGGGGAAGGAGTATCAATTTAGCATATGGGTTTATCAGAACAGTGGAAGCGACCAAAAGATAACACTTACGATGGAGAGAAAGAATACAGACAACACCACAAATTATGATACCATAAAATGGCAGCAGACAGTCCCATCGGGGGTTTGGACAGAAGTTTCTGGTTCATACACAGTTCCTCAAACAGCCACACAGCTTATATTTTATGTAGAATCACCAGCACTTGATTTTGACTTTTATATTGATGATTTTTCAGCAGTAGATAAAAACCCACCTGTTGTAAATCCAGGTCTGATAAAATCATGTACATTTGAAAGTGGAACAACTGAAGATTTTGTTCCAAGAGGAAGTACCGTAACACTTACAGTTTATGATAATGTTTATTATCACTCTGGGATAAAGGCGCTATATGTGGCAGGTAGAACAGCAACATGGCAGGGTGCTCAAATAGATTTAACAAGTCTTCTTGAAAAAGGTAAGGATTATCAATTCAGCATATGGGTTTATCAGGACAGTGGCAGTGACCAAAAGATAACACTTACGATGGAGAGAAAGAATACAGACAACACCTCAAATTATGATACCATAAAATACCAGCAGACAGTTCCGTCAGGCACATGGACAGAGGTCTCAGGTTCATACCAAGTGCCTATGACAGCAACTCAGCTTGTGTTCTATGTTGAGTCACCAAATGCTAACTTGAGTTTCTACCTTGATGACTTCACAGTGATAGACAAAAACCCAATTACAATTCCAACTGCAGCAAAAGAGCCGGAGTGGGAAATTCCATCACTTTGTCAGCAATACAGTCAATATTTTTCAATTGGTGTTGCAATACCATACAAAGTGCTCCAAAACCCAGTGGAAAGTGCAATGGTGTTAAAACACTTCAATAGTATCACAGCTGAAAATGAGATGAAACCTGATGCTATACAAAAGACTGAAGGGCAGTTCAATTTCAGTATTGCAGACCAATATGTTAACTTTGCACAGAGCAATAATATTGGAATAAGAGGACATACCCTGGTTTGGCATCAACAAACTCCGAATTGGTTTTTCCAGCATTCGGATGGTACGTCGCTTGACCCAAACAACCCTGATGATAAGCAGCTTTTGAGAGATAGATTAAAGACACACATTCAAACACTTGTTGGAAGATATAAAGGAAAAGTTTATGCATGGGATGTTGTAAATGAAGCAATTGATGAAAATCAACCAGATGGATATAGAAGAAGTGAATGGTACAGAATTTTAGGACCAACTCCGGAAACAGGCGGAATACCCGAGTATATAATCCTGGCATTCCAATATGCACGAGAAGCAGACCCGAACGCAAAACTTTTCTACAATGACTACAGCACTGAAAATCCAAAGAAGAGGCAGTTTATTTACAACATGGTCAAAGCTTTGCATGACAGAGGGCTTATAGATGGTGTTGGTCTACAGGGACACATTAATGTGGATTCGCCAACAGTCAAAGAAATTGAGGATACTATCAATTTGTTTAGCACAATACCGGGTCTTCAAATTCAAATTACAGAGCTTGATATTAGTGTGTATACAAGCAGCAGTCAGCGATATGACACATTACCACAAGATATTATGATTAAACAGGCTTTAAAATTTAAAGAGCTTTTTGAAATGTTAAAGCGCCACAGCGACAGAATAACAAATGTCACACTTTGGGGTCTTAAAGATGATTATTCATGGCTGTCAAAAGATAGAAACAACTGGCCACTGCTTTTCGATAGCAACTATCAAGCAAAATATAACTATTGGGCTATTGTTGAACCTTCAGTGTTGCCTCTTGCAATAAATAAAGCATATGCGAACAATGCACAGCCAAGAATTGATGGTCTTATGGATAAAGAATACAAAGGCACTATCCCAGTTATCATTCAACACAATGCAGGGCAGGATATTGCTCAGGTAAGGTCATTATGGAATGGCAATGAGCTTAGCCTTTATATTACAGTAAACGATGCAAGTGTGGATGTTAACAATGACAAGATTATGATTTTCGTTGATCAAGACAATGGGAAATTGCCAGAATTAAAAGATGATGACTACTGGGTTTCAATTTCAAGAACAGGTGCAAAGACTGAGTCAAAGATTGGTTATGTGAAAGATTATGTAGTATTGCAACAACTAAATGGATATGTAGTAGAGATAAAACTTCTTCTGAATAATAGCTTAGCAGTAAATTCAAGCATAGGATTTGACATTGCAGTTGTTGACAATGGAGTACAATATAGCTGGAACGATAAGACAAATTCACAACTTGTCGAAACAGACAACTATGGTATTTTAACAATGGCAGACAGTGTAAAATTTGCTTCAGCACCGAAGGGAACGCCAAAGATTGATGCAGAATTAGATGATGCATGGAAAAATGCACAGGAGATAGTAACTGACACAAAAGTAACGGTAACAGGCACAGTATATGATTCAGCATATGCAAAAGCAAGGATGATGTGGGATGAAAATTGCATCTATGTATATGCAGTTGTGTACGATCCACTTTTGAACAAGGCAAACACAAATCCTTGGGAACAGGATTCTATCGAAATATTTATTGATGAAAACAACCATAAGACGCCTTACTATGAAGACGATGATGTTCAATACAGAGTAAACTATGAAAATACTCAAACATTTGGAACAAATGGGGATGCTAAGAACTTTATTACAGCGACCAAGATAATTCCAAACGGATATATTGTAGAAGCACAGGTTTATATGAGGACAACAAAGCTCTCAGAAGGAATGGTAATAGGTTTTGATATCCAAGTAAATGATGCTGACCATACAGGAAAGAGAGTTGGTGTTCTTACATGGAATGATAAGATTGGTAACAATTGGAGAGACACAACTAAGTTTGGTTGCTTAGAGCTCATTGCTGCACCTGTACAACAACCAGCTCCACAACAACCATCGACATTGCCTTCAACGTCAACAACAATAACATATATCATAACGCCAACAACGCCTTCTGGGCAAACTACAACCCAACAGCAACAACAAACCCAGCAACAACAGCAGACTCAGCAGCAGATGCAAACTCCAACACAGCAGCAACAACAAATAACTTCTACAGCTTCCCAAAATGTGGTAACAATTAAACTTGAAGCTGACAAGCCAGCAACCATTAATCTGGGACAGGACATAAAAGTTGTTGTTTCACCTGATGCTGTTACAAACAAAAATGCAGTCATCAAAGTAGAAAAGATTGAAAAGGTATCTACTGGCATTGGGTTGGGTACGACTATTGCTCCTGCCATTAAAGTCAATATTGAAAATGCGGAACTTGTAAAATCTGTTCCAGTTGAGGTGAAAGTTGATCCAGTATCATTTAAAGATGAGCGAATACCAATTGCATTTGTCATAGATGATACAAATAAACCATCACTTGTTCCAGTAAGGAAAGAGGTAAATAGAGTAGTAATAAATACACCGAAAGAGGGAACAATCATTGTAGTTGCGGCAAAATTAGATGAAGCGTATAAAGATATAACAAAGACACACTGGGCATACGACACATTTAAGCAAGCAGTAACATCCGGTTTAATTGTGGGCTACAACGACATGACATTAAAACCTTCAAAGAATGTAACACTTGCTGAAGCAGCTGTAATTGTTCAGAGAGCATTTGAAGTTCAGCCAAAGGATATGAGCAAACCTGCGAATGTTCCTGACTGGGCAGCTTCAGCTATTAAAGCTTTACTTGACAATGAAATAATCTTAGAAGTTAGCGATGCTAATAAGCCACTTACAAGGATCGAAGCTGTATCAATAATTATGAAAGTATTAGAAAAGATCGGAGTTAATGTGGAACCTGCAGAGATTGAATTTAGTGACTTGCTTGAACAGTCATCTACTGATGTTGAATATCTTGCTAAAGCATACAAACTTGGAATTGTCAAGGGGTATCCAGATGGGACATTCAGACCTCAGAATACAATTACAAGAGCCGAATTTTTGACACTGCTCTTTAGAACTCTCAATAGTCTAAAAAAATAA
- a CDS encoding iron-containing alcohol dehydrogenase: MENLVFNYFMPTKILFGPGSLNRLKDENLPGKKALIVISAGTSMKKYGYLDRLTSILKEKGIDYVVFDKILPNPIKKHVMEGAKLAKEEGCDFVIGLGGGSSIDSAKSIALMAKHDGDYWDYIVGGTGKGKLPTNGALPIVAITTTAGTGTEADPWTVITNEETNEKIGYGNQYTFPTLSVVDPELMLSVPPHLTAYQGFDAFFHAVEGYIAKIATPISDAFALKSVELIAKYLPICVKDGSNLEARTYVALANTLAGFVESTSSCTSEHSMEHALSAFHPDLPHGAGLIMLSEAYHTFFASKVPQRYIQLARAMGIDVDSLPEDERPFAFVKAMKKLQEECGVGNLKMSDYGIKEDEIEKLADNAIKTMGGLFEVDPYKLSFEETVQIMKNAYK, translated from the coding sequence ATGGAAAATTTGGTGTTTAACTATTTTATGCCTACAAAAATCCTATTTGGACCAGGGTCTTTAAACAGGCTCAAGGACGAAAATTTGCCGGGCAAAAAGGCTTTGATTGTCATATCAGCAGGTACATCTATGAAAAAGTATGGATACTTGGACAGGCTAACTTCTATACTGAAAGAAAAAGGGATAGACTATGTGGTGTTTGACAAAATTTTGCCAAATCCTATCAAAAAACATGTTATGGAAGGTGCAAAATTAGCAAAGGAAGAAGGATGCGACTTTGTAATTGGGCTTGGTGGTGGAAGCAGTATAGATTCTGCAAAAAGCATTGCTCTGATGGCAAAACACGATGGCGATTACTGGGACTATATTGTGGGTGGAACAGGCAAAGGCAAATTACCAACAAATGGTGCACTGCCAATTGTTGCAATAACAACAACAGCAGGCACTGGGACAGAAGCTGACCCGTGGACTGTTATAACAAATGAAGAAACAAACGAAAAAATAGGCTATGGCAATCAGTATACATTCCCAACACTTTCTGTGGTTGACCCAGAGCTTATGCTAAGTGTGCCGCCGCATCTTACAGCATACCAAGGGTTTGATGCTTTCTTTCATGCAGTTGAAGGGTATATTGCAAAGATTGCGACGCCAATCAGCGATGCATTTGCACTAAAGAGCGTTGAACTCATTGCAAAGTATCTGCCGATTTGCGTTAAAGATGGCAGCAATCTTGAGGCAAGGACGTATGTCGCTTTGGCAAACACTTTAGCAGGCTTTGTTGAGTCAACTTCAAGCTGTACATCAGAACATTCAATGGAACATGCTCTTTCTGCCTTTCACCCGGATTTGCCACATGGTGCAGGGCTTATAATGCTATCCGAGGCTTATCATACATTCTTTGCATCAAAGGTGCCTCAAAGATATATCCAGCTTGCAAGAGCAATGGGCATTGATGTTGACAGCTTACCAGAGGATGAAAGACCATTTGCATTTGTCAAGGCAATGAAAAAGCTACAGGAAGAGTGTGGTGTTGGGAATTTGAAGATGTCTGACTATGGAATTAAAGAGGATGAAATTGAAAAGCTTGCCGACAACGCTATAAAAACAATGGGCGGACTTTTTGAGGTTGACCCGTATAAGCTTTCTTTTGAAGAAACTGTGCAGATAATGAAAAATGCATATAAATAA
- a CDS encoding APC family permease, whose amino-acid sequence MFEKLKRILIGKPLPNEAEKTEKYGVLWGLPILSSDAISSVAYAGQEILYVLLPAIGFLAFKEISVVTSAIIILLFILMLSYRQTIENYPNGGGAFIVAKDNLGVLAGIVAGAALSVDYILTVAVSISSGVDQIVTALQFLKPYKIALCLFLVLFLMIGNLRGIRESSRIFGIPAYAFMFSILALIIAGYIKLRMGFVPPEPKINYSPHPVTLVLLLKAFASGCTALTGIEAVSNAVPNFKDPATKHAKTVLLLLSLVILVLFGGTTLLATHYHIVPTEGAMLVLMAQEIFGKSFMYYIVAATTFIILVFAANTAFSGFPMLVAVMAKEEFVPRQLSLKGDKLSYSNGIIILALVSALLIVAFNGNVTALIGLYAVGVFISFTLSQSGMFVRWLKNKGSHWHIKAFINGFGALTTFVVVIIIAITKFKEGAWIVVLLIPLLVFAMIKVKLHYIAVADQLRVTPADKELLDVEHNIYRNRVIVPIESLNKASIRALRFAKTISDNVIAFNVSINEEQAKKLQERYKMLNCSIPLVIRYSPYRKILEPLLEYIKSEEYNYQKGDMITVIIPKFTVQRWWQKILHNHTWLFIEKELLKHKHIVVSVMPLQLKDDNVVLKKKNKPLWKILEED is encoded by the coding sequence TTGTTTGAAAAACTAAAAAGAATCCTTATAGGAAAACCTTTGCCAAATGAAGCAGAAAAAACAGAAAAGTATGGTGTTTTATGGGGATTGCCAATTTTGTCAAGTGATGCTATATCATCAGTTGCGTACGCTGGACAAGAAATTCTGTATGTACTCTTGCCTGCAATAGGATTTCTCGCTTTTAAAGAAATATCTGTTGTAACTTCTGCAATCATAATACTTCTTTTTATTTTAATGCTCTCTTACAGACAAACTATTGAAAACTATCCAAATGGTGGCGGTGCTTTCATTGTCGCAAAGGACAACCTCGGCGTTTTGGCAGGCATTGTGGCAGGGGCTGCTTTGTCGGTTGACTACATCTTGACAGTGGCAGTTTCTATTTCTTCAGGTGTTGATCAGATTGTAACTGCGCTTCAATTTCTGAAACCTTATAAAATTGCTCTATGCTTATTTTTAGTCTTATTTTTGATGATTGGAAACCTTCGGGGAATAAGAGAGTCATCCAGAATATTTGGAATACCTGCTTATGCTTTTATGTTTTCAATCTTAGCTCTAATCATAGCCGGGTATATAAAACTAAGGATGGGATTTGTTCCGCCAGAGCCAAAGATAAATTATTCCCCCCATCCTGTTACTCTCGTTTTACTTTTAAAGGCATTTGCAAGTGGGTGCACAGCTTTGACTGGAATTGAGGCTGTGTCAAACGCTGTTCCAAACTTTAAAGACCCGGCAACAAAACATGCTAAAACTGTTTTGCTTTTATTGTCGTTAGTAATTCTCGTTCTATTTGGCGGAACAACGCTTTTGGCAACACACTATCATATAGTCCCTACTGAAGGTGCTATGCTTGTTTTGATGGCACAAGAAATATTTGGAAAAAGTTTCATGTATTATATCGTCGCTGCAACAACCTTTATAATCCTTGTTTTTGCTGCAAACACTGCATTTTCGGGCTTTCCGATGCTTGTTGCTGTCATGGCAAAAGAAGAATTTGTGCCAAGGCAGCTCAGCCTCAAAGGTGATAAGCTTAGCTATTCAAATGGAATTATCATACTTGCTTTGGTATCCGCACTTTTGATTGTAGCATTTAATGGTAATGTCACAGCACTCATTGGTCTTTATGCTGTTGGAGTTTTTATATCATTTACACTATCTCAATCAGGTATGTTTGTAAGATGGCTTAAGAACAAAGGTAGTCATTGGCACATAAAAGCATTTATAAACGGATTTGGTGCACTCACAACATTTGTCGTTGTTATTATAATTGCAATAACCAAGTTTAAAGAAGGGGCCTGGATTGTTGTTCTTTTAATTCCTCTACTTGTCTTTGCAATGATAAAGGTAAAGCTTCATTATATTGCTGTTGCCGATCAGCTGAGAGTAACACCTGCTGACAAAGAACTTTTGGATGTTGAGCACAATATCTACAGAAACAGAGTTATAGTACCGATTGAAAGTTTAAATAAAGCAAGCATCCGTGCTTTGAGATTTGCAAAGACAATCTCAGACAATGTAATTGCTTTTAATGTATCAATAAATGAAGAACAGGCAAAAAAGCTTCAAGAAAGGTATAAAATGCTCAACTGCTCTATTCCACTTGTAATAAGGTATTCACCTTATAGAAAAATATTAGAACCGCTTTTGGAATATATAAAGTCAGAAGAGTACAACTATCAAAAGGGGGACATGATAACAGTAATAATTCCAAAATTCACAGTACAAAGATGGTGGCAAAAGATTTTACACAACCATACATGGCTGTTTATAGAAAAAGAGCTATTAAAACACAAGCACATTGTTGTATCTGTCATGCCGTTGCAGTTAAAGGATGATAACGTGGTTTTGAAGAAAAAGAATAAACCTCTGTGGAAGATATTAGAGGAAGATTAG
- a CDS encoding winged helix-turn-helix transcriptional regulator, translating to MAQKQKIKEATCEIEVAFEVIGGKWKPLILWYLGEYGILRFAQLQHLIPDITHRILTKQLRELEEHGLILRKVYPEVPVKVEYSLTEKGKEVLPILDMMCDWADKYDYFGYKLKYCLCNDNSCEIAQDDS from the coding sequence ATGGCTCAAAAGCAGAAAATTAAGGAAGCAACATGCGAAATAGAAGTTGCATTTGAGGTAATAGGCGGGAAATGGAAACCACTTATTTTGTGGTATTTAGGTGAATATGGAATACTAAGATTTGCTCAGCTGCAACACTTAATCCCTGATATTACACACAGAATTTTGACAAAACAGCTTCGTGAGCTTGAGGAGCATGGTTTGATTTTGCGCAAAGTATATCCTGAGGTGCCTGTAAAGGTGGAATATAGCCTTACTGAAAAAGGAAAAGAGGTTTTACCAATACTTGATATGATGTGCGACTGGGCAGATAAGTATGACTATTTTGGATATAAGCTAAAATATTGTCTTTGTAATGACAACTCCTGCGAGATTGCTCAGGATGATTCCTGA
- a CDS encoding gamma-glutamylcyclotransferase family protein, which yields MYLFVYGSLLSHNSHNFLLNGCKFIGKAILEDFGLYKVSWYPAIVPKENSKVLGEVYQIDPSTLKKIDEFEDEGELYKRKEVEVVLEKGDILKAWTYVYLFDVDEDNYVPFENQPWRG from the coding sequence GTGTACCTTTTCGTCTATGGCAGCCTTCTTTCTCATAACAGCCACAACTTTCTGCTAAATGGTTGTAAATTCATAGGGAAAGCCATTTTAGAAGACTTTGGACTTTACAAGGTAAGCTGGTACCCTGCAATAGTGCCAAAAGAAAACTCAAAGGTGCTTGGTGAGGTTTACCAAATTGACCCAAGCACCTTAAAAAAGATAGATGAATTTGAAGATGAAGGTGAGCTTTACAAAAGAAAAGAGGTTGAGGTTGTACTTGAGAAAGGTGACATTTTGAAAGCTTGGACTTATGTGTATTTGTTTGATGTTGATGAGGATAACTACGTTCCTTTTGAGAATCAGCCATGGAGGGGGTAA